The Oscillospiraceae bacterium genome contains the following window.
ATCGGGATCTCTGCAATGATGCACGGCTATCTGGCCTTTGATGGGGCCGGCCGTCTGCTGGTGCCCTTCCGCACATGGCGCAATACGATGACCGGCCCGGCAGCGGCCGAGCTGACCGAGGCGCTCGGCTTCAACATTCCCCAGCGGTGGAGCATTGCGCATTTCTATCAGGCGCTTCTCAATGGGGAGGGACATCTGGGCGAATTGGCCTTCTTTACAACGCTGGCGGGCTATGTCCATTGGCAGCTTACCGGGCAAAAAGTGCTGGGCGTGGGCGATGCCAGCGGCATGTTCCCCATCGACAGCGCCACCGGCGGCTATGATGCCGAAATGCTCAAGACCTGCAGCCGCCTGATCGCCGGTCACGGCTTCGGGCGTGAGCTGGCCGAGCTGCTGCCCGCAGTGCTGCCCGCCGGTGCCGATGCCGGTGCGCTGACGGCGGAGGGTGCCCGCTTGCTGGACCCCACGGGGACACTGCAGCCCGGCGTGCCGTTCTGCCCGCCGGAGGGGGATGCCGGGACCGGCATGGTCGCCACGAACAGCGTGGCCCCGCGCACCGGCAATGTCAGCGCCGGCACCAGCATCTTTGCAATGGTCGTGCTGGAAAAGCCGCTCTCCCGCGTCTACCCCGAGATCGACATGGTCACGACCCCCAGCGGCGAGGCTGTGGCCATGGTCCACTGCAACAACTGCACAAGCGATCTGAACGCATGGGTCAGCCTGCTGGCCGAGAGCGCGGCTCTCTGCGGGGCGCAGGTCGATCAGGGGACGCTTTTTGCAAAGCTGTTCCATGAGTCGCTCAGGGGCGCACCCGACTGCGGCGGCGTGACCCCGGTGAACTACTTCTCCGGCGAGAGCGTGACCCATTTTGACGCGGGCCTGCCGCTGCTGCTGCGCCGCCCCGATGCTGATTTTACGCTGGCCAACTTCATGCGGGCCAACATCTACTCGGCCTTTGCCACGCTGGCTATGGGGCTGGAAATTTTGAAGAACGAGGATGTGGCCGTGGATACCCTGCTGGGCCACGGCGGGCTGTTCAAGACGCCGGGCGTTGCCCAGCGGTATCTGGCAGCGGCGGCGGGCGCACCCGTCACCTGCATGGAGACGGCGGGCGAGGGCGGCCCCTACGGCATGGCCCTGCTTGCGGCCTACCGCCTGCACCGCGCCGAGGGTGAGACGCTGGCCGACTACCTCAAGACCCGCGTCTTTGCCGGGGCCAGCAGCACGACCGTGACCCCCGATGCCGCCGACAGGGCCGGGTTTACCGCCTTCCTCCGGGAGTATGAGCGGGCACTCAAGGCAGAGCGGGCGGTAGTCTGAGGCAAGCGCTCTTTTGAACGAATGTCCCTGCATAAACACCCCTGTCCCTGCGCATACTGTTGGCACGGAGGTGTTTAGCTATGAACTATCTTGACTGTGCGCAGTATGACTGCTGCCATAATAAGGCGGGCTGCTGCTGCCTGAACAGCATTCAGGTCCGCCACACCGGCCCCGGGGATGCTGTCTGCAGCAGCTACCGCAACAGCGAGGGATGCGGCAATGTCGCCACCGACAACCCGCCCGCCTCGCCGGAAACCGACATCCACTGTGACGACAAGGGCTGCCGCTATCTGGAGGGACGCTGCTGCTGCGCGGACCATGTGAGCATTGACGAGTGCAGCTGCGGCCCCGAGTGCGCCACCCGCGCCCCGAAGGAAAACAACGAATAAACTAAGGTATTGTCAGGGGCACCGCTTATTTTGGGCGGTGCCCTCTTTTGTGTTGCGAAAGGGTATATTTTGTTGTATAATAAGACGATATAGTAGGTCGTGTACGCCCTTTTGCGGGGTAAGCGCGGCGGTGCGGGTGCCGTGCGGGGCGGATGCCGTATCCGTCTGCATCGCTGCCGCAGGCTGCACGGGTGCATGTGAAATGCGCCCCTACGATAAATTTGCTGTTTAAAATGAGGTGTCACTCTATGTCCGAGATCCCTGTCACGGTGCCGTTTGTCTCTTTCCGCCCGATGGAGCGGGAGCTGGATGCCGAGCTGCGCGGGGCGTTTGCCCGCGTGCTGGACAACAGCTGGTACATCGGCGGCCGCGAGGATGCCGCCTTTGAAAAGGCATTTGCCGCCTACTGCGGCGTCAGGCACTGCATCGGCTGCGGCAACGGACTGGACGCGCTGGTGCTGATCCTCAAGGCGATGGGCATCGGCCCGGGCGATGAGGTCATCGCCCCCTCCAACACCTTTATTGCAACGGTGCTGGCCATCAGCTACGCCGGGGCGACCCCCGTGCTGGTCGAGCCCACGCTTGCAAGCTATAACATCGACCCCGCCCGCATCGAGGCCGCCGTCACGCCGCGCACAAAGGCCATCATGGCGGTGCATCTCTACGGCCAGTGTGCCCCGATGGATGAAATCAACGCTATTGCAAAAAAACATGGTCTCAAGGTCATTGAGGATGCGGCACAGGCCCACGGCGCAGTCTACAAGGGCCGCCGGGCGGGCAGCCTCGGCGATGCCGCCGGGTTCAGCTTCTACCCGGGCAAGAATCTGGGGGCGCTGGGCGATGCAGGCTGCGTGACAACGAATGACGATGCACTGGCCGAGAAGATCCGCGCCTTGGGCAACTACGGCAGCGACTACAAATACCACCATATTTATAAAGGACAGAACTCCCGTCTGGACGAGCTGCAGGCCGCTTTTCTGGCGGCCAAGCTGCCGCATCTCAATGCCATGAACGCCGAGCGCCGCCGCATCGCCGCGCGCTACCTCGCCGGGATACACAACCCCGCCGTGGCGCTGCCCACCGTGCAGCCCGGCTGTGAGCATGTCTGGCATATCTTTGCCGTGCGCTGCAAGACCCGCGATGCGCTGGAAAAGCATCTGGCAGATCGCGGCATCGGCACGAACAAGCACTACCCGACACCGATCCATCTGCAGGGGGCCTACCGGGAGCTGGGCCTTGCGCAGGGCGCACTGCCGCTGGCAGAGGAGAT
Protein-coding sequences here:
- a CDS encoding FGGY-family carbohydrate kinase; translation: MLDLRQCALGIEFGSTRIKAVLVDGSHAPVAQGDFTWENQLKDGVWTYPLEAVHTGLQHAYAALAADVQAKYGQPLTTVGCIGISAMMHGYLAFDGAGRLLVPFRTWRNTMTGPAAAELTEALGFNIPQRWSIAHFYQALLNGEGHLGELAFFTTLAGYVHWQLTGQKVLGVGDASGMFPIDSATGGYDAEMLKTCSRLIAGHGFGRELAELLPAVLPAGADAGALTAEGARLLDPTGTLQPGVPFCPPEGDAGTGMVATNSVAPRTGNVSAGTSIFAMVVLEKPLSRVYPEIDMVTTPSGEAVAMVHCNNCTSDLNAWVSLLAESAALCGAQVDQGTLFAKLFHESLRGAPDCGGVTPVNYFSGESVTHFDAGLPLLLRRPDADFTLANFMRANIYSAFATLAMGLEILKNEDVAVDTLLGHGGLFKTPGVAQRYLAAAAGAPVTCMETAGEGGPYGMALLAAYRLHRAEGETLADYLKTRVFAGASSTTVTPDAADRAGFTAFLREYERALKAERAVV
- a CDS encoding DegT/DnrJ/EryC1/StrS family aminotransferase, whose product is MSEIPVTVPFVSFRPMERELDAELRGAFARVLDNSWYIGGREDAAFEKAFAAYCGVRHCIGCGNGLDALVLILKAMGIGPGDEVIAPSNTFIATVLAISYAGATPVLVEPTLASYNIDPARIEAAVTPRTKAIMAVHLYGQCAPMDEINAIAKKHGLKVIEDAAQAHGAVYKGRRAGSLGDAAGFSFYPGKNLGALGDAGCVTTNDDALAEKIRALGNYGSDYKYHHIYKGQNSRLDELQAAFLAAKLPHLNAMNAERRRIAARYLAGIHNPAVALPTVQPGCEHVWHIFAVRCKTRDALEKHLADRGIGTNKHYPTPIHLQGAYRELGLAQGALPLAEEISATELSLPMYYGMTEAQVQAVIDAVNEYEG